A segment of the Leptospira hartskeerlii genome:
CACGTGGCTGGTCGTATCGCGATTGGTATGCCTCAAAACGTAGAGTTCGATGATCTTGTTTCATACGGCGTGTTTGGTCTTCTTGATGCGATCGAAAAATTCGATCCGGAAAGACAGATTAAATTTAAGACCTATGCAATGACCCGGATCAGAGGTTCTATCTTCGATGAACTTCGTTCCATCGACTGGATCCCTCGCTCCATTCGCCAAAAAGCGAAACAGTTGGAGCAAATTATCGGAATGCTCGAGAACAAAGAGGGCGCTCATGTAGAAGATGAAGCGATCGCAAAAGAAATGGGGATCTCCGTCGAGGAGTTCAACTCCCTTCTTACTAAGATCAGCGGCACATCACTCGTCTCTTTAAATGATATTTGGTTCCTTGGTGATGAGAACGACGAGGTTTCTTTCATGGAGACATTAGAATCTCCGATGAACATGAACCCGGACACGATCATCGAAAAAGAGGAGATCAAAAACGTGATCGTGGAAGCGATCAAAACACTTCCGGACAAAGAAAAAAAAGTAATCGTTCTTTATTATTACGAAGATCTAACCTTAAAAGAGATCGGAGAAGTATTGGAAGTAACCGAATCTAGGATTTCCCAACTTCATACGAGAGCTGTAGCAAGACTTCGTAGTAAATTAGGAAAGGTGAAATCGGTTATTAGCAAAAAATAATAACTTAACTGTCTCGGAGGAGTTTCTTTTGAGTCTTACATCCTTTCTAAAAGACCAATCTAAAGAACTAGACAAGCTCCAAAACGAGCAGGTAGAAGTCATAGCTCCTACATTGGAAAAATGTCTGCAATTAGCAGCATCTCATCTCAAAAGAAAGTCTCACGAGCTAGATTATATAGTCATTAAACGCGGAAAGAAAAAACTTTTCGGTTCCGAACCTTGGCATATCCGGGCATCCATTCTTCCTGAAGATACGTTCTTAGACGAACTTTCAGAACTGGACAAAAAGTTAACCGGTGGATCAGGAAAATTAGTCTCCAAAGATCTGAAGGAGTTCCTACAACCTAAGGACAGAGATGGAAAAGCAGTCGTTCAAATTTTCAGAAATGGAACTTATCTTACTGTATATCCACCTTCTGGCGAAGGAAGGGCAATCGAACTTTCGGAAGTTTCTCGCAGACTTTCAGTTCGTGGAATTGCCGAAGTAGATGATAACCAAATCCGTAAAATTGTAAAAGAGGCCAAGGGAGAGCCGATCTATATTTCCAATATGAAACCAAGGCAAGGTGCCGAGGCGAAGATGGTATTGGATATTGCTCCTGATAAGATGAGGGCCAAGATTACTTTCATTCCTCCTAAACCAGCAGGAAGGGATCTGGAAGTAAAAGATGTAGTCAATTATCTCAAGAATGCAGGGATCAAATACGGAGTAAAAGAAGAAGAGATCCAAAAAAGGTTGGAGGATGAATTCTATAACCAGCCTTTCACCGCTGCAGAAGGAGATCCTCCTGTTAACGGAAAGAATGCACAGGTAATCTTCCATGTTCGTATCAGTAAGAAGGTAGTCTTCAGAGAAGACGAGTCCGGAAAAGTGGACTATAAGGACATGGACTTGATAGAAAACGTTGTAGTTGGGCAACTTCTTGCGGAAAAAGTCCCTGCAGAAAGAGGGAAATACGGTCGTACATTATTCAACGAACTTCTACCTGCAAAAGACGGATTAGATACTGAACTCAAACAAGGAAAGGGAACGATCCTTTCCGAAGATAGAACCAAACTCACCGCAGAAGTAAACGGTCAAGTTGTCTATGCGAGTGGAAGGCTTTCTGTAGAAACAGTTTATAGAGTGAACGGTGACGTAGGGATCAAAACTGGTAACGTTACATTCTTAGGTTCTGTG
Coding sequences within it:
- the whiG gene encoding RNA polymerase sigma factor WhiG encodes the protein MSKLFEKYNNTDETELWKSYRATKDQNIRSYLVEKYSPLVKHVAGRIAIGMPQNVEFDDLVSYGVFGLLDAIEKFDPERQIKFKTYAMTRIRGSIFDELRSIDWIPRSIRQKAKQLEQIIGMLENKEGAHVEDEAIAKEMGISVEEFNSLLTKISGTSLVSLNDIWFLGDENDEVSFMETLESPMNMNPDTIIEKEEIKNVIVEAIKTLPDKEKKVIVLYYYEDLTLKEIGEVLEVTESRISQLHTRAVARLRSKLGKVKSVISKK
- a CDS encoding FapA family protein, with product MSLTSFLKDQSKELDKLQNEQVEVIAPTLEKCLQLAASHLKRKSHELDYIVIKRGKKKLFGSEPWHIRASILPEDTFLDELSELDKKLTGGSGKLVSKDLKEFLQPKDRDGKAVVQIFRNGTYLTVYPPSGEGRAIELSEVSRRLSVRGIAEVDDNQIRKIVKEAKGEPIYISNMKPRQGAEAKMVLDIAPDKMRAKITFIPPKPAGRDLEVKDVVNYLKNAGIKYGVKEEEIQKRLEDEFYNQPFTAAEGDPPVNGKNAQVIFHVRISKKVVFREDESGKVDYKDMDLIENVVVGQLLAEKVPAERGKYGRTLFNELLPAKDGLDTELKQGKGTILSEDRTKLTAEVNGQVVYASGRLSVETVYRVNGDVGIKTGNVTFLGSVIITGNVEDNYSVKAAGNIEIYGTVQKANVEADGDIIIRQGVSGRDEARIESTGGNVIAKFIQNATVVTEKDVVVQEGILHCFVSAGGKVISNGKRGQIVGGTIRASDTIAAKVIGSSANPATELIVGTDPKVLKQISEYEEKLAENQDKFEQISKSLKTLKARKENDPASFTQDHEQQLIKTSKATEKLEIRVREYENEIQNLKAYIEERAANGKISVEKTLFGGVTIKIKSAEFKTRNEIKHKSFVEENGVIRQLPYQDPEPDKKDWRKNRSRGK